The nucleotide sequence aaaaaaaaggggatgcATGATGTGCTTGCTCTTGGCTGGAGACTGAGGTTTAAGCTTAAAGAGCTGGAGATTGAGGAGCTCTTTTTCATGTTTCTACTTGAGGGTGGTTGGATAGAACATTTGTGTAGATTAATAGGTGCATTGTTGAGAAGTTCCTTCTCTAGAAATTGAGATACAATTCATCTCTCTTGGCTGTGGGCTCTTTATAGAACTCTAAATATATTTTGATTTCAAAGCAAATGATTTTCTTTAACCAATATGGCTTTCCTTGTTTATAAGTTGAGAGAACTTATTGTTTACTTTTCATTGTAATTCCACATTGGAGATCTGGAGTGACAGTTCGAGAAATTTGAGGTGGAATGAGTGATTCCACGTTGCATAAAATGCCAATTCTTTGGTTTGGCTGAATTGTTATGTAGCTTTTCTCTCTCATACATTGaaagagccaaaaaaaaaaggtaatcaTTCTACATTAATTATATGATAGTATTGGTTCATGGAAATAAGCTAATGACTTCAATTTAGTATTCAGTAATGGGCATGATAATAGTACAGTAGACAAATATGGAAGTCCTTTTTCAGACACTAGCTATTTCACTCTCTCGGAGtaggtgatttttttttctctcctaattACTTGTTAAGTGTTATATGCGTTCAAATATTATCTGCATTTGTTTCTCCCTAATTTGTGAAACAATCTGTTACTTTCAGTTCATATTTTCTTGACTATAAAGTAAACTTGACACGGCGAGCATTATCCCTAGCATTATGTGACTCGAGCTTCTACTGGACAGTCTCATTGTACATCTGAGATTCTGGACATTAAAATGGATTAAGTGTGGAATAATTGATTTATTTCTAAGCATACATATGAATTTGCTGTAATGTATAAGAGTTTGCTTTCAGTCTTGTAGTAGCTGTATATTGATTTCTTGATTCTTCATATTCTTACTCGCTCTTCAATAAAGTAGTGTCATCAGAGTTGACGGCATTTCTATAATAAGTTGGCTTCTCTGTGTGCTATGCTTCATTTAATTATGTCAGCTGTGATATGTAATTAAACTGCAATTTTTGCACTTCTTCTTGTTGGTCAAATATTTCATGTAATCAAGTTGAGACATGATCATGTTCCCCTGATAGTTTCTCACTTATAAACTTCCTTGTCATCATTTATATGCATTTGAATATTTGGTATAATGATCAAACTTCTTTCTTCAGTTTAAGAATTCTGGTGTTTACTATTCAGTTTAAGGATTAGCATCATCCAAAGAATGAAATGTTTCGTGGCTTTATGTGATTCTGAACTAAAATACATTCATCACATTGGTTGTGTTTCACTTTGTCTAATAGACATACTTCAAACAAGGAATCTTGAGCTTTATTCATTCATCcagaataaagaaaaagaagatgccTTCCGATCGCATCCTGAAGAGCCTTTTCAGCTCACCagcagaaaaagaagagaaaaaaaaagaagcttatCTAAGTCAGGAAACCAAAATGCATTTAAATTTGTCAAATCCTCGATTGACTTGGTGAATGGTCTGATAAACAGAAAGCTTTGTGCTAGGTTACCCTGAGACGATATTCATATAATAATGCCAAAGTACGTGAAAACAAGACCCAAGCAAATCGTCGAACAGGTATCATTTGGGTTCTGCAAGGAAACAAGTGGGCTACTTACAATTAATAAAGTCAACTAATGCTAGGTAAAGATTCACCAAGTCATAGCTTGCTGTTTAGGGTTCCGGGTTCCTGCAAATACCAAAACAATCAAGGTTGCAGGACCTTAAGTTTCTTTCAACCTTTCCTTCTATGAATTCATCAGATTCCAGTCTTTCAGTTTCTTCCCATTTGGTTGGAATAATGATTTAATAGCATCATAGCATACAAGTATAGAACATCAGAACTATGGCAATTAATTAGCCGTATTATGATGTCGAACATCTCTGATAGCTttgctttttttcttctaaCGCCAGTTTTATTAAGAGAAGTATAAGAAGATTATATAGGAAGCaaaattaaaagtaaaacaaaaccaCCAAAGGTGAAAAGTTGCAGATTCGGAGAAGGATTAGAAGTTGAAGCTGCCGACAGCAGATATAAAAGCTTCATCAACGTGTCATGacttaaaacttttttttcGTAAAACCAAACAACAAAAAGGTGGTGCTGAGTTACTGCTAGCGTAGAAATAAACTGATGCTTTAGGCTAGCCATGGGCTTCGGAGTCCACCGTAGCCTATAAAACACTAAAAAATAACATCTGGGAGTTTTGGAACAATTTCAAattgttacatcttcaaatgaaggaCAGAGTTTGGTGCCTTCATCAATTAATTAGCCAAAGTTCGTACCCAGCAGCACCAGCtgcaactcataaaattttagCAGGGAATGAGCTGTGTGCCAACTACTCCATTGTTTATAACCATACTACTCTCAGGAGAAGATTCTCAAGTGCGTAAGTATAAAAATTCTTACAGAATGGCTGCTAAGTTATAACACCCATGAACGCATATAACCATAACATGATGGGGTTAACATAGGAATGAGATGGTCCCAATCATGAGACATAGCCAATTATGAATTGGATGCAACCAACCTCATAAATTATCAAATAAAATCAATCATCTTACGTACAAGCCTCGCCTCAtaaaagtaaaagaatctaagtgAATGTATAACCAGGACCAGCCCTGGCCCATCCAATCAGGCAAGAGAACAAGAGATGGACCACCACAAACATAAAGAAGATCAAAGAGAATaaggacaaaaagaaaaagaaatacatAGAAGACAGAGAGATTATTTCTATATCATGGCTTCGGATCTAAGCAAACATGGCGATGCCCAGCAAAAGAGCCCATCCCGTGATCAGCATCTGCTTCAATGTCCCAGCTCCGttctgcattaaaaaaaaaaaacacacaaaaataatcatattaatCAGTAAtcatgtgattaactttaactAAATGTGTACTTAAATAGATATAAAGACGAGCCCACAGAGAAGGACAGGGAACAGCTGGTGATGGTAACCCTGCTGTTGTTGTCTCTACCTTGGCTTGTAGGCACCCGTGTTTCTGATATTGCCACCCGACCTTTTCCGTAGCCCACGCTCGATTTCCAACTATATGGGTAAATAATCCTGGGCATGTTACTAGGATGACAACAGCGGGACGCTACGTGGCTTAATGAACCACAGCCGCGTGTCCAAAGGGTACCGGTAAAAATTGATGCCGCGAATCTCGAGGTCTTCTGCTTATGTCGAACGGGAAAGATTGCTTTATGTGACATGGAGGGGATAGGTTCGGGGACGAATGTGATGGATGTCCGCGTAAATATTTTAATGCGGACGTCGGATCTGCCGTTAATGGTGGCTCTGAGAGCCATCTTACCGCTCGAGTATGGCAGGGGACGGAGGTTGGCGTTTTCGCATAGAAATTTCGGTACGTTAGCATGTTATATTTTGTTCTAAGCGGATCCTAACGGCTAAATTTTCTCGCGGGAGATCGACGCGGGAATCCGGCGCACATCAGGTGATCTCCGGAGATCGCTAAAATGCGCCAGAAGAAGCGGCCCTTCCGAATCCAACGGCTAATGGCGCAAGTTAGCGCCGTGAAGCGGTGGTGGGGAGgggtggggagagagagagagagagagagagaggaaggccaTACCGTTTCGTCGGCGGCGACGCTGGGCCCGGGGGAAGCTGCGTCGCTGCCGGACGGCGAGGATGCCAGCGGCGCTAGATGGCTGGAGGCCACCGGAGCCGGGGCTGGAGCGgcgcccttcttcttcttcttcttcggcttGGACTTCTTCGTGCTCGGCGCCGGCGCGGGAACCTCCGATGGCTGCGGCGGGGCGACGGCGGGGACCGGCGCTGCCGGGATGGTGGGAGGAGAGGCTGGGGCCGGCACAGGGGGCGACAGCTTAGGGGGAGGGGTGGGCGGGGACTTCACCGGGACGGGCGCCGGCGGTGAAGAGACCGGGGCGGCTGTCGGCGGGGTATTGGTCGGTGGAGCCGCGGCAGGGGCCTTGGCCGGAGCTTCAGCCGGGGCCTTGGCCGGAGCTTTAGCCGGGGCCTTGGTCGGGGCTTTAGCCGGAGCTTTAGCCGGGGCCTTGGAGGGGGCTTTAGCCGGGGCCTTGGTGGGGGCGGGGGTTGGAGGGGCGGAGGCGGGGGCGGGGGAGGTggcagcggcggcgggggaggtgGCAGCGGCGGCGGGGGCTGGGGTGGTGGGCTTGGTGGGAGCGGGGGTGGTGGGCTTGGTGGGGGCGGCGGCCGGGGCCTTGGCGGAGACGGGGGTGGTGGTGGGGGCTGCCGCGGGGGCTTGGGCCGTGGCGTTGGAGGCGGCAATGCACAGGAGAGCGATGCACAAAATGGCTCGGCGATCCATTTCGCTCGTagtagaagaaaaaggaaaaagagaaagaagaaagagagaagagagagaggagtggaGTAGTGGGGGGAGTGGAAGCGGGGAAGAGAAATAAATAGAGGCGGTGTGGCGAACAGAAGCGAGCAATAGACGCGGTGGGTGATGGTATCTGGCGCCGGATCACAGACTGGCGGTGGGGTCCAAGGGGCACATGGGCGTGGGCGAGTGGCATTCGCAACGGAACGATTCCGGTCGGCAGGACGCGTCCGGCCAGATGGACACTGTTCGGTGGCGCCAGCTTGGCCTGTGTGTCCGTGTCGGACGTTTGGGGCCGGGAGACATCACTCTACTGTGCCTCGTAAAAAATTTATCACCCGCTCTTGGATGCACCATCGCATGCTCGGAAACCCCCTTCCATCTTCGAAGCCTTTAAAAAAGCTCACAGTTTACGGCTCCCGTGAGGCTAGCTAGAGAGAACTTAAATTCACCGAATCCAGGCACCATCTTACCATGTGGGACCCATGAATCCTGCTACAAATCACTTTTTTATTAGTTAGATTATAAGTTTTACATGGTAACCAAACATTGCTGCAGTACATGAAAAGATAGATAATGTTGCTCAGGAACTCAGATACTGTTCCACTAATCACCAACTTGAGTATGCGTTGGGTTTCTTCAAAGAAACTGTAGAGCCTTGGATGAGTGGATTGGATCGTAGAGAACttactctctctctgtctctctctctcgagaGGTGCATTGGATGGGTGGACCTGGTGATTGGTGGAGGAATGCCCGGGGGAGCGGGCTGCCTGATTGGTTCAACGGTCAAATTTTCCGGATGGATGTGCATGGGGGTGTACGGTGTACCTACCACTTATGAACTGGTTTTCTAGCCGTTGGGGCTTTCTTCACGGGTATCTAATATATATTTGCGTACCTACCGGAATTTCAGCTGTAGAATAGTACTCCAGGAAAAATGTCTTGTTACCGTTGCGGGTGGACGTTCGAGATTTCTTGGAGTTcgtgggggaaaaaaaaaaaatctttcaggGTTCAGTTAaacattatcttctgaaagaaaTCTAAAAGGTGCAGTCGggtgtctcttttttttttcttgaaagatCACATATCAATTATCATATATTGAGTAGCTCAGAAAGAGCTTGGGATGCCAACTTGGTATAATTTATGAAATTTAATTCATTAATTCACTAAATTCTCGCTCTTTTGGTGTCAAATTGTCTGACGTCTAAAGGCATGCGTCATTTCTCCTGTTCAAACTCAGACATCAGTTCTATCTATCAATTCAAACTCAGAACTATCTTGATCAATATAAACTAATATATCATAAGATTTTTGTTAATACACCATCAATGTAGCGGTCGAGACTTGATGGACAAGTAATATGCTGAGGAGATCCAGAAGTTCTAAAGTTTATTATGTATGTGGGCACTGAGCAATTAATATCTCTTAATTTCAGCATTTAAATGGTTGTCGAAGAATGAATTTTATGTCAAGGACAAAGACACAAGGAGGTGGGGGGCCATGGTGAAACCTCTTATATCCTTCTGTTGGAGAATAAGTGGGGAATATCACCCCTAAATGAGGGATATCTTTGATCTTTCCAAGCAGACTTAAACCTGGGATGAACAGACTTATCTGATCAATGTAAAAATTGTGGAGTTGAAGACGACATTTCTATTTGATCCTAACAGAATTATTTTTCCATCTAATTGCTATTTTGTCTCTGACCTCTTTAATGCGTTGTTCTCTTCATACTTGGCCTTTGttttaataaaagaagaaaGGCAATTTCATTCACCTTTGAAGTATGAACTTATCCCTCCAACTATATAATATTGTCTTTATTCCTCATGGGATATTCCATGCGCAATCAAACGCACAAAATTCTATCTCAGAAAACTAAACTTTGAATAAAAAACAttcctcccaaaaaaaaaagaagaaaaggagtctCACCATCAATTGTTCCCATAAGGAAATTAATGAAATCAATACAAAATAAAGAATATCACTAAATTATAAAAAACAGAGGGATTTacttaaaaattaatgcttgttTCACTCTAGATGGTGCTAATAAAGCCCAACATGACCAAAGTGACTTGAAGCTGATTCATATGCATGCATTATGTATGATCATAAATAGTTACAACCTTCTTAAAATTTTCATATACTGAATTATCTTCAATTTTTTGATAAAAGAAttatcatttaaatttaatttttttatatattacttatattagaatctaaaataaaataaaatctattttatttttcactTTGGTTTATGTTGTATcacaaataaattttgaaattaaaataggtacTTATCATCAACAACGTTCCATATTTTTAAAAGTACATTATTTTAAACTAAGGTCATCATATATACCCTAGTCTCTGTGTCCCGAGGTCTTGGAAGCCAATTACAGGGCTCAGTGGAGAGCTGAACTAGCTCTTCGAATCCTAGAGGTCGGTCCCGTTGGTTACTTCTGTTCCAACTGGACTGGGAGAACAACAATCAAGTGCACTCATTGGATGCTGGAGCCAATGTTCTACACATAGAAGGACTGCACACCATACTAAAAGGTCAAAGTAAATACAAAGTacaaaatgattaaaaaaacaaaaaaggttGGCCAATTAGACCATTAATTGATGTACAGACTAAGCATGATCAATATTAAATTTCATTGGTTATGTATTGTATACTTTATGATAATAATAGAATATTATTTCCAAGCTTGCATAATTTCTTTTAGGTTATATGGTATAGAATATCAGAACCATATTTGTTGTATATTTGATTTAACAATTGATAGTGCTTTTTATCCCAACTTTTTCCAAACCAATTGTCATGTGATGGCATGAAATAGCCACTTTGATGTTAATCAAGTGCAATATCTCTTTAAAATCGTACATATACAGTTGATCAAAAAGCAATGTAAATTGCATGCAGTACCTAATCGACATAAGCATGTTAGAAATTAATAGTTTGTGAGATTTCCAAATAACAATAATGGTTgtctgtcaaaaaaaaaaaatcaatgacttgtgagaaaaaaattgaatgttTTTGGACAATCAATGCTATTCTATGAGTCATtagacttttcaattaatatatGTTAAAATTGAGGTACTTTACATTGATGCGTCATCAAAATATATTTCCAAAGAACATTTTCATGTaggtactttttattttttgagcaaGGAGCTCCATGTGGGTTCATTCTATAGTATGGTTTGGTTAATGTACAACCTACCATTTATAGAAGATGAAACAATAgccataatttaaaaatatatcccTCAATTTCCTTAAAGTTTATTAAAGAATGTTTATATTCTTTTTAACTATATAATTTTAGTTGTCATGCATCAGTTAAATAGTATTCAATGTCCATAAATTTGTTCACAAGCTAGTTCGGTGCCACGGGCTTGTTATATCCTCAAGCAGTTATGCAGCACTTAGAAGCTTTGCATACCTTCAATCACCTCTAAGTCAGCCTcttagaaagaggagaagaccaTGCAAGAGGAGAGAGTTTGAGGGAACGGTTGTTCTACTCGAAAACTCCTTGCCCAGTGGTTTGGCCAATGAAATCTCTCTCTGTATTATGTACAATAAATGGTTAAATTATGTACCATGCTACAACTCTAATGGTTGGGATCATTGTAGATCTTTTTGCAGAATATTGCCATCTAGCTTTGTTGCTAAATTTGTAGACTTTTTAAAGAATTTTGTAAATGTTTGGCTCTTTAGATAaggaaatatatgcactaaggacatgtttggttcattaaaaaaaaaaattacggaatattttttttgaaaagataattcttgaaaatatgatgcgtaagaaaatagttttggcatatttggttgatcatgaaAAAAGTCGCTTATATTTAGTTGTGCATCtatttttctagaaaatttaataaaatacttattatatccataataaagaaaaaactttATCATGGATTTTAACAGCTTTCCA is from Phoenix dactylifera cultivar Barhee BC4 chromosome 6, palm_55x_up_171113_PBpolish2nd_filt_p, whole genome shotgun sequence and encodes:
- the LOC120111081 gene encoding vegetative cell wall protein gp1, with the translated sequence MDRRAILCIALLCIAASNATAQAPAAAPTTTPVSAKAPAAAPTKPTTPAPTKPTTPAPAAAATSPAAAATSPAPASAPPTPAPTKAPAKAPSKAPAKAPAKAPTKAPAKAPAKAPAEAPAKAPAAAPPTNTPPTAAPVSSPPAPVPVKSPPTPPPKLSPPVPAPASPPTIPAAPVPAVAPPQPSEVPAPAPSTKKSKPKKKKKKGAAPAPAPVASSHLAPLASSPSGSDAASPGPSVAADETNGAGTLKQMLITGWALLLGIAMFA